One Aphidius gifuensis isolate YNYX2018 linkage group LG5, ASM1490517v1, whole genome shotgun sequence genomic region harbors:
- the LOC122856387 gene encoding uncharacterized protein LOC122856387, with amino-acid sequence MNNDFIFGNPFPDTSTGNTTREAQGDIQYNPPPDQYSRNNETFAGFNEVQKSLITQMVNESMVNTISKPQLPNFFKDKPELWFILIESEFQATKTTNDDMKYYSVIRALDADMLQQITGILHDPPVVEKYKKIKEALIQRTSVSRDKQIRQLLTSMDLGDKKPTQLLREMKELAGESMTEDMLHQLWLDRMPNQIKPLLVVSSTLTLKALAEVADRVLEASRSSFVMATTAYGQKDASISTTHNRLEQRLDNLQQMLMECMKEIKEMKVKYNTRSSRSRSRSQSYQRSDKSMCYYHHNFGNNANKCVPPCSFKPSEQGN; translated from the coding sequence atgAACAACGATTTTATCTTTGGAAACCCATTCCCAGACACGTCGACTGGCAACACAACAAGAGAAGCACAAGGTGATATTCAATATAATCCTCCACCAGATCAATATTCACGAAACAATGAAACATTTGCTGGTTTTAATGAGGTACAGAAGTCTTTGATCACACAGATGGTAAATGAAAGTATGGTGAATACAATCAGTAAACCACAGCTACCAAATTTTTTCAAGGACAAACCAGAGCTCTGGTTCATCTTGATTGAATCTGAATTTCaagcaacaaaaacaacaaatgatgACATGAAATATTATTCTGTAATAAGGGCACTTGATGCAGACATGCTCCAGCAAATTACTGGCATTTTACATGACCCACCAGTTgtcgaaaaatataaaaaaattaaagaagcaTTAATTCAAAGAACTTCAGTCTCACGTGATAAACAAATTCGCCAACTATTGACATCAATGGATCTGGGAGACAAAAAACCAACACAACTTCTTCGTGAAATGAAGGAACTGGCTGGTGAATCCATGACAGAGGATATGTTGCATCAATTATGGCTAGACCGAATGCCAAATCAAATAAAACCTTTGTTAGTCGTGTCATCAACATTAACATTGAAAGCACTTGCTGAAGTTGCTGATAGAGTCCTTGAAGCATCACGAAGCTCTTTTGTAATGGCAACAACAGCGTATGGACAAAAAGATGCATCAATATCAACAACACACAATCGTCTAGAACAAAGATTAGACAACTTGCAACAAATGTTGATGGAATGCATGAAAGAAATCAAAGAAATGAAGGTAAAATACAATACCAGATCTTCTAGATCAAGATCTAGATCACAATCATACCAACGGTCTGACAAATCCATGTGTTACTATCATCATAATTTTGGTAACAATGCCAACAAATGCGTACCACCTTGTTCATTTAAACCAAGTGAACAGGGAAACTAA